The sequence below is a genomic window from Wyeomyia smithii strain HCP4-BCI-WySm-NY-G18 chromosome 1, ASM2978416v1, whole genome shotgun sequence.
GATTTTAGAATTTGGATATTTTAACAGTTGAGAATTTTAGAAGCATGGGTTCTCAGCACCTCAAGATTCAAAAAAAATAAGATATTCTAAGATTTTGGGACTTATGAATTTCAgaatgtttgaaattttaaaattgtagcatcattgaattttgaatttttaaattttaggaTCATGACTTGAGAATTTTCTAATTTTAGTATTCCAGGTTTTTTGGACTTTTAAATTTCAGGTTATAAGAATCGAGATGTATTCAGCATGTTTTTAATGTATGATTTGTCGAATTTTAGCATTTTTTTAGGCTGTAAGATTTTGGATTCTTACGATTCTAGGTCTTAAGGATTCTACaatttttggattttaaaatacgACTTCGTGAGACCCccaatttgttttctttttttggctTTACTAGTAACAATTTCCTCGCAAAACTTTCAACCAAAGAACTGTCGAttgaacaaaaatgaaaatttagctttAAATAATGCTAATATTATAATCACACTGTAACTTTAtcaatgtttttcattttattttggaaaatgtctgCAGTTTTTCGATACGCTTCGTATTCACAAGCCTGATTTTCACCTACGATCTGAACGATTTGATCGTCGAAAAGAaaatacatttgtttttttttgtcttcacaAATACCAATAACCAAAGCTTGACATTTAGTCTGTCACTGCGACTGATAATGGCAAGTGTAAGTGCAAAAAATGGAACCTAACTCATTATTTGTTTGCTTCACTCTGcaaaaaattctaaaatcaCGCTATTATCTATTCGCTCAACTgaattctttttctttttaaaataaGTCTTACTAGTAGTAGGTTAAAAGTAATAAGATGAGTATTTTAGACACAGTTACCACTGATCAGATACGTAAATGGTGAAATCAAGAATAGCCATAACAGAGAGGATAAAGATaagatatttatatatattttaagaAGGACTATAGTAAGAGTAAGTATAAAAAACGAACTTCGGCAAAAAGACAGTGTGAATAAACAATTTGGTTAGTCCTACCTTGCTGTTGGCAAACAAAAGTCCCACTCCTTCCAGGCAGATCTGCATCAGGCCACCCTCACCGGTGTTCAAGTCTTGCACGGGAAACTCACCGCCTAGTTCCGGCCCCTGACCGGTGCAACCTCCCCGTTCCATGGCCTCCTTGATGGCGGTGTACAACTCCTTGCACTGTGAGTAGTCAAAGTTGATTATCAAACAGTTCCAATTATGATTCAGAAAATCTCACCTTTCTGGTGTAATACTTGTGAAGTTGGGTTTGTCCCCCATTTCGACGCCACAGGCAGAGAACCCGCGTCTTCGGAGAGTACGTCATGTTAACTAACCGTTCGAACCACCAACGCTCCACTATGCTTCCGTTGACCGAACGCAGAACCAATCCATCGTCACGAACCTCCATAAAGCGCAGCGGACCTGTGGCATCAACTCCCTGATGGACGGTGAAGCTCTGACGATGTAGCAATCTGGAACCCAGCGGTTTCAGGTCGATATCGTTACCGTgctacaagaaaaaaataacttgTTAATATTACAAACCCACGCTATAATCTTGCACCTACTAAATTATTAATCTGATCCAGCAGCAGATTAACCTCCTGGGCGTAGATCAGCCCGATATGGCTTTTGCCCAGCAGTCGGCGAATTTTCCGCTTAATCTCCAGCTTGTTGCAGTTGAGCATCACCAGAATGGCGGTCAGATTGTACAACATGGTAGACAGCAGCCGATCTTCGTCGTGCTCGAGCCGTTTACGTTCCGATTCCGACAGCGATTTGTACCGCTCCATCATTTCGCCCGGTCCTTGGTCCATTCCGATCATATCTCGCTCTTGACTGACTGCGTCGAGGAATGCGTCCTCCCAGAACTGCATCTGATCCCAGACGTTTGACCGTTCCCGACCCAGTAAGCCCTCGAACAGATACACTCGAGGTGCGTCGGGTGATGGAGAGTTCGATGTTGGAATGAGGTTCCCTCCGGTGTACCGGAAGCCAGCGCTTAGCGAAGATTTTCCTGAGAATAGTCCTCCGGCCATCTTCTTGGCATCCTTCAGAGTCGATGATCCCTTCGGGTGCTGCTGAGAAAGTAGAAAAGCGTTATGAAATATCATGACACCCGAAAAGGAAGGACGTTAATTCACAGACCGTATCACAAAAGCTCAGTTACTAATTTGTTCATGTCGCTCTTCCGGTAGCTACAGACAGTTTCAATCTATGCAATGCGACCAATAGTTGTACTTAAAACAGACACGAAGGCAAGAGTTGAGCGAATGTTTCGGGGGGAGGGGAAAAAGTTGCAACCACACCACGGTCTAGCGGAAACTTACTTTCTCGTACTCCGTATCGGACACCGTCGAGCGGCACGATATCGACGGTATCAACGAGCTGCCGGACTGCTGCTGGGGCAGCACATCACTGGCCACCGAGAGTGCACTGGATGATCCGTGAACTCCACCCCCGGGCTGTGTACCAGGTGAATTTTAGGTGGAAGGTGAGGTTGAGAGAGAGCAAAGAAACACAAACATTCAAGAAAACACACATTTACAACTGGAGGCCACGCACTAACCGGAGAAAATGAAAgatcggaagtaaaaaactaaaaaacagcAGTAGCCTACAAAGCAAATAGCGAAAGCTCAATTGTGGGCTGTTGCAACTCAAACACAGTAACGCTCATTGCCGATTGCCGATGATAAAGATTACGAATCAGATTCTCGTACGTACCTCGGAGTCGAACGAAGTCAACTTGCTGAGCAGCATGTTGCGCTTCTGGGTCAACATGTCCTTGAACATCTCCGTCGTCGATTGGTTCTCGGTGTCCTGCTCGGAAGGTCGTCGCGATATCACAGGTTCGTTCAGCACGGTCGAGTTCTTGCGGGATCCCCCGGTGGAACTCCAGTCCGCAGGTTCAGCAGGACTTTGTGGCGACCGTAGATTCTCCCGACTTCCCATCGGACTGACCGACTGttgattcacaaaataaaattatccTCTCAAAAGGGTTAGTAAGCCACCAGTAACTCACCCGACTGGACAGCAAGCTAGTGGACAGGTCGGCCGTATTGTCCGTCAAGTCCTTACTCCAGTAGTGTGTGTGGGCAATCTCCATCATTTGAAACACGGACGCCATTCCGCCCAGTCCGAAGTTCGCCACCGTATTCTCCAGCCCATGAGTGATCGCCAGCAAGCACTTGAGCGTTCCCTTGTAAACCGGTTTCGAGATGCACTGCAGAATGAGACTTTCTTTGTAATTTCTCTAAATCCGTCCCATAACAAAGACACTTACCACATCGTCTATATGATCGTCCGGGCCGATCTTCCGCTCCAGGGTGCGGTTCAGCTTACCCAGCACCAGCATGCGATACGATTCATCCTCCATCAGCTTCTTCAGTCGATTCAACTTGAGCCAGCCAACGCCCTCGCCGGCAAGTACCTGGTTAACCAAATCTTTCAGGAACGCTTGATTTTCCGAATTGCTAGACGAACGTTCGGCATTCTGCAGACGTTGGATCTCCTCCTGGGTCTGTTTGGGACCGGAATGTCTAATCAGCGGGGTTCGCTCCACCAGTCCCTTTCGTCCAGGGAAAGGATCGAAGGACAGCTTATCTTTAATCTTGCTTTGCTGCTGATACTGATTGGGAGGTACGTTTCCGGCGCCAGGGGCGCGACCTTGCGCCGCCTGTTGGCCACTCTGTTTGCTCTGTTTACTACTGAACAAATCGGAGAACATGCTGGAAGTCGATTGAGCAATTCCGTTGAAGTCACTCGTGATCGAGGAAAACAGTGACGCGTTGGTGGTCGCTATCGTACTTCCCGAGGGCGACACCGTCTGGGAACCATGGGGGGCATTCGCACCCTGCTGACCGGTCTGATGTAGCAAACCTTTCTTAGCGGCAGCCTCCTTAGCCGTTTTCGTCAAATCACCGAACGTCGATTTGCCGACGTACGTCAAATCATCGAGGGTGTTTTTACTGACCCCAGCGGCCTGCTTGGATGCTTCCAGTGCCTGCTTGGAGGCTTCTTCAGCGGCTTTTTTCGCATGCAGCGTTAACTAGAAAAAAATACGGTTTAATTTAGATGAGAACTCTAGCTAGGATTACATTCATGCGAACGTTGTTAAAGTACATACTAAAAACCAATTAAACAAACGTATTTCCCACAAACCTGTTCCAAAGGAGCGAGAATTTTCATCTCCTCTTCGGCATGCTCTTTAAGCTCCTTGGCTTGTTCTTTCAACTGATGTTAGTGGTGGTGGTGGTATTGGTTGTGGCAGTGGTGGTAGTTGTGGTGTGTGTTTGTCGTATCAGCGAAAAAAGGGGGATGTGTTTTGCGGGTTGAAACAATCATACACCAAAAACCGAGAGGATAAACATCGACGGGAACGGGTTTTCGACAGAAATGCGAAAGAAAAAgatagaagaaaagaaaaacaaatcatttttgaaaTGGTAGTAAGACAGATACATCCAAAAACCAAGGAGAGAATGACATGCCATCCGATCATCCGTGTAGGCCTGACGGTCTCACCTTATCTACGTGCGCTAGTAAGCCATCCTGACTGCTTTGTCGTGTGGTTTCACGTACCAGTTCTTTTGCTTGCGATGTTAGCACCTCAAAAAGTGACCCTTGCGAGCTTTGACGCTGCGATCCGGCAGAACCCAGCGACGGTGGATGGCTACTAGAACCGGTAGAACCGGAGCTGGAAGTTCTAGCCAGTAGATTCCCTCCACTTTGCTGCTTGACAAGATTCGGTGACAACGGGGGAGGAATTTTCCCCACTCTACCTTTCTTGGCCTCCGTCGTATCCAGCGATCCTCCGCTCTCTTTCGAAACGATGGTCTTCGGTGTGGTAGTCGAATTCGAATCGGATTCGTTCTCAAAGCTACCCTGTTGCTCTTTGGCTGGTTTCACGGGAACTTGTGCTTCGCTGCGCGTCTTGGGATTGAACTCAAACTCCGAATCTCGATTGAAGCTCGGACTGCTGAGATCCGAACGGCTGGATGAAGTCGATGCCGGTGAATCCGGCCGATCGGCATCGTCAGCTTCCGGCTGGGGAGGTTTCATACCCTCGGGATAGCGCAGGGAGCTCGGCGGTCGGTAGACCAGCTTCGGATCGAGATTGGAGGACATGGTTTTCGGCGCAACGTGCACGTGGTGTTGGTTACCGTAGACGTCATGCAAGCTGGGCGATAAATCCGACGAAACCATCTCCGAAACGAAGTCACTCAGCGAGGAATACGAGGAGCTGGTACTTTCAGCCCCCTCGGAGTCGGATCCACTTTCGTCCGTTGGCTGCTGTTCGAGCTGTTGAAGGCCTTTCAACGCTCCATTAAGGGAACCACTATCATCCCAAACGGGAAATTTGATCGGCGTTAGAGTATGCGCGTACCACTTCGGCTTGTCGCCGACTTGCGAGGGATCGAGGACGCCTGTTTGAACTCTCAGGAAGGCTACATTGGTGGGGGTCAGTGACCACTCAGCGAGCCACTCGACAGCCTGCGTCCGAGCGAATCGGTTTAGGAACGCGGAGGCCCTCGGTCGGGACCGTAGGAAACTGTTAATCTGAAAGGCCACCACGGGTCGCGGGTACAAACGTAGCGTGCGCGTATGTTCCGTAAAGTTGGCCAGCGTATTCTGGGAGTTGAAGAACCGCACCATCGCGACCCGTGTCGCCACATCCACCGAGTCGACATCAGTTCCGTAGAGGAACGGATTCGGGGGCGGTTGGCCTACCGGGCTGGGCTGTCGTGGCGTTCCCGCTGCACCCGAGAACGAACTCCGCTGGCTATTGCTTCCTGATCCGGGCACTTGTAAAGGCTGAGGGAAACTGCGAAATGGAGGAGAGTTTTAAATGGTGTTGATATTTGAATTTACACTTCACTTACGACTGGGGAGCAGTGTTTGGTCCGCTGAAGCTTCCACGGGTCGATCCGGGCTGCGAATGCTGACCGGATGATGCCCCTGCAGCTTGATTGCTTGTCGACATAGAGCTTAAAGCCTAGAAAGGGAATGGAGCTTGCGTTAGGACATGAGGAGCCTCGAAATGACATAGGAACGGATAACAAAACGCAATAATAACTAGTGATTGTTTCTATTAGACTAAGTACGAAGTACGTAATGTGTgtgctatttttttaaaaacgatTGATGATTCGTTGTTATATTCAACATTGTGTCGAAGAAGCAGTCATATttttactcaattttttttagtaCTGACTTATTCTATACTGAGTGATTACAAATCTACAAAAATTAACCAAAACGCTCTACAGAAACTatctaaaaattaaaaccttcTTTTCTAAGATATTTGTGTAGTCATTTTAAACTTTCGTCGATAAAACCTCAAAGTTTGTctggtttgttttgttttctctttttgTCCTTCTATAGTGTTTTTGattcgtaacaccattttttttttttgaatatttgtaTAATGCTGAGGATTCAGGCTAATTTCgagtctttcaatttagggcatCTTCACAAATAGTAATTTATTAATTCATCATttccatttttgtttcaatCGGTCAAACTATTTTCGTTCGTTCGAGCATTTAGCAGTTgatgatttatttgaaacttTATTCCTGATTATGTCCATGATTAAACTTGTTTCAGGGTTGAAGTGTTTATAGGATCTCTGCCAAAAATTTTAAACTAGATTCAGtcgtgcagatttttttttaaatgtccaCCCTTTTTTATTATTGGGTTGGCAATGAATTACATTTCAGGTTTATTGGTTTAGGTAACTTTTGTTAGAATGAAGCATCAACAACTTTTGCCCGTTTTTTGCAGGATATCATGTTTTTAGGCGTCTAaatttgcttttattttttaGATCCTTAACTTAACCATTTCTAAACCTTATTTCTGGTAGATTTTTCTCTTTCTATATTTTTCCGTTTTaagttgtttttatttaaatgcatCGATTTTTTCGTTCTGTCTTTGTCGATGTATTTAACCGTTCAGGGATTTTGTCGTTACTTGAGTTCCCAGCTCCTATTTTTTGGTTAGGTGATGGAAAGTTCCTCTCTGGTTATCATCTTCCAGAAATATTTTGTGTCAAACACTCGATGGCATCACAGCTTTGGGTAAGCGTTCGTAGCTGCCCGCTGCAGCATACGTTTTGGTGATCAAGTGCGCTGGGACATCTATTTTGCTAGATTGACATTGCCCGTCTGATCCTCTCTGATATAAGGATCTAAGAGTCTAGAAAGAAGCCCCACATGAGCTGATCTGTCGTGTGTATACCCGGCAGGATCTATGGGAC
It includes:
- the LOC129718856 gene encoding MAP kinase-activating death domain protein isoform X12, which codes for MAEQQQRDSLCPRLIDYLAIVGARSAVVTRPSNNPPGAGSNVPGMQPQAGPHSAPPVQIPELLRRYPPTDHADFPLPLDMVYFCQPEGCVSVGPRRTGTAVRDATSFVFMLTDKDSGKTRYGICVNFYRPMEKYVPGVSGAGNPSGSRKGRNSTFRRESWRKSMEKSSDSAFSSDYRSSNVGPSDSSDRDCPSRRDSDPPNNSYYGGSQQQTRLGVTGPSGADSESGGSHSPSPRASRKRSKIRSHSLTSLCILSHHPFLSTFRECLFILKKLIDACNDASSPKRVGASRQSGRDSVWNVLTSQVTDSTPSIVLHDVKEIETWILRLLSAPVPVPGSTRVEVEVLSPIIHQPLVFSLPDHTRFSFVDFPLHLPLELLGVETCLKVLTLILLEHKIIIQSRDYNALSMSVMALVNLIYPLEYMFPVIPLLPTCMGSAEQLLLAPTPFIIGLPATFLLYKKNFRLPDDIWLVDLDSNRLTPASGDAEQVPPLPEPEGTILKNHLKQAMQLMDQAGVGALSSMSTSNQAAGASSGQHSQPGSTRGSFSGPNTAPQSFPQPLQVPGSGSNSQRSSFSGAAGTPRQPSPVGQPPPNPFLYGTDVDSVDVATRVAMVRFFNSQNTLANFTEHTRTLRLYPRPVVAFQINSFLRSRPRASAFLNRFARTQAVEWLAEWSLTPTNVAFLRVQTGVLDPSQVGDKPKWYAHTLTPIKFPVWDDSGSLNGALKGLQQLEQQPTDESGSDSEGAESTSSSYSSLSDFVSEMVSSDLSPSLHDVYGNQHHVHVAPKTMSSNLDPKLVYRPPSSLRYPEGMKPPQPEADDADRPDSPASTSSSRSDLSSPSFNRDSEFEFNPKTRSEAQVPVKPAKEQQGSFENESDSNSTTTPKTIVSKESGGSLDTTEAKKGRVGKIPPPLSPNLVKQQSGGNLLARTSSSGSTGSSSHPPSLGSAGSQRQSSQGSLFEVLTSQAKELVRETTRQSSQDGLLAHVDKLTLHAKKAAEEASKQALEASKQAAGVSKNTLDDLTYVGKSTFGDLTKTAKEAAAKKGLLHQTGQQGANAPHGSQTVSPSGSTIATTNASLFSSITSDFNGIAQSTSSMFSDLFSSKQSKQSGQQAAQGRAPGAGNVPPNQYQQQSKIKDKLSFDPFPGRKGLVERTPLIRHSGPKQTQEEIQRLQNAERSSSNSENQAFLKDLVNQVLAGEGVGWLKLNRLKKLMEDESYRMLVLGKLNRTLERKIGPDDHIDDVCISKPVYKGTLKCLLAITHGLENTVANFGLGGMASVFQMMEIAHTHYWSKDLTDNTADLSTSLLSSRSVSPMGSRENLRSPQSPAEPADWSSTGGSRKNSTVLNEPVISRRPSEQDTENQSTTEMFKDMLTQKRNMLLSKLTSFDSEPGGGVHGSSSALSVASDVLPQQQSGSSLIPSISCRSTVSDTEYEKQHPKGSSTLKDAKKMAGGLFSGKSSLSAGFRYTGGNLIPTSNSPSPDAPRVYLFEGLLGRERSNVWDQMQFWEDAFLDAVSQERDMIGMDQGPGEMMERYKSLSESERKRLEHDEDRLLSTMLYNLTAILVMLNCNKLEIKRKIRRLLGKSHIGLIYAQEVNLLLDQINNLHGNDIDLKPLGSRLLHRQSFTVHQGVDATGPLRFMEVRDDGLVLRSVNGSIVERWWFERLVNMTYSPKTRVLCLWRRNGGQTQLHKYYTRKCKELYTAIKEAMERGGCTGQGPELGGEFPVQDLNTGEGGLMQICLEGVGLLFANSKFFIRLEHIKKCFTQKGGVFILEEYNPKTRQLIQRKFQSNLADDICYSVLCVFSYVAAGQEWQKKYPAISVAGPAGFAAAQQMVTTTAAASKQQVTHQAPPAAKLATQPVQPPNQQQANHRVQQAHLPPQVSPKLQTIISKPVPQQQQQQQQPVSKPQPQAQAQTIEKSPSANPTPTPLKQQPPSLPARPVPATASSAAASSSLPSSPSSTSSEPPKMKAPVLPQSSRLPQQSSLPNRGPPPAIPPRIGLGQRSGSVQIPSSSSMTGSSPLRQLKRQASAASPPALLSQSPPAAAHRPQPGGNSFRRT
- the LOC129718856 gene encoding MAP kinase-activating death domain protein isoform X11, producing MAEQQQRDSLCPRLIDYLAIVGARSAVVTRPSNNPPGAGSNVPGMQPQAGPHSAPPVQIPELLRRYPPTDHADFPLPLDMVYFCQPEGCVSVGPRRTGTAVRDATSFVFMLTDKDSGKTRYGICVNFYRPMEKYVPGVSGAGNPSGSRKGRNSTFRRESWRKSMEKSSDSAFSSDYRSSNVGPSDSSDRDCPSRRDSDPPNNSYYGGSQQQTRLGVTGPSGADSESGGSHSPSPRASRKRSKIRSHSLTSLCILSHHPFLSTFRECLFILKKLIDACNDASSPKRVGASRQSGRDSVWNVLTSQVTDSTPSIVLHDVKEIETWILRLLSAPVPVPGSTRVEVEVLSPIIHQPLVFSLPDHTRFSFVDFPLHLPLELLGVETCLKVLTLILLEHKIIIQSRDYNALSMSVMALVNLIYPLEYMFPVIPLLPTCMGSAEQLLLAPTPFIIGLPATFLLYKKNFRLPDDIWLVDLDSNRLTPASGDAEQVPPLPEPEGTILKNHLKQALSSMSTSNQAAGASSGQHSQPGSTRGSFSGPNTAPQSFPQPLQVPGSGSNSQRSSFSGAAGTPRQPSPVGQPPPNPFLYGTDVDSVDVATRVAMVRFFNSQNTLANFTEHTRTLRLYPRPVVAFQINSFLRSRPRASAFLNRFARTQAVEWLAEWSLTPTNVAFLRVQTGVLDPSQVGDKPKWYAHTLTPIKFPVWDDSGSLNGALKGLQQLEQQPTDESGSDSEGAESTSSSYSSLSDFVSEMVSSDLSPSLHDVYGNQHHVHVAPKTMSSNLDPKLVYRPPSSLRYPEGMKPPQPEADDADRPDSPASTSSSRSDLSSPSFNRDSEFEFNPKTRSEAQVPVKPAKEQQGSFENESDSNSTTTPKTIVSKESGGSLDTTEAKKGRVGKIPPPLSPNLVKQQSGGNLLARTSSSGSTGSSSHPPSLGSAGSQRQSSQGSLFEVLTSQAKELVRETTRQSSQDGLLAHVDKLTLHAKKAAEEASKQALEASKQAAGVSKNTLDDLTYVGKSTFGDLTKTAKEAAAKKGLLHQTGQQGANAPHGSQTVSPSGSTIATTNASLFSSITSDFNGIAQSTSSMFSDLFSSKQSKQSGQQAAQGRAPGAGNVPPNQYQQQSKIKDKLSFDPFPGRKGLVERTPLIRHSGPKQTQEEIQRLQNAERSSSNSENQAFLKDLVNQVLAGEGVGWLKLNRLKKLMEDESYRMLVLGKLNRTLERKIGPDDHIDDVCISKPVYKGTLKCLLAITHGLENTVANFGLGGMASVFQMMEIAHTHYWSKDLTDNTADLSTSLLSSRSVSPMGSRENLRSPQSPAEPADWSSTGGSRKNSTVLNEPVISRRPSEQDTENQSTTEMFKDMLTQKRNMLLSKLTSFDSEPGGGVHGSSSALSVASDVLPQQQSGSSLIPSISCRSTVSDTEYEKQHPKGSSTLKDAKKMAGGLFSGKSSLSAGFRYTGGNLIPTSNSPSPDAPRVYLFEGLLGRERSNVWDQMQFWEDAFLDAVSQERDMIGMDQGPGEMMERYKSLSESERKRLEHDEDRLLSTMLYNLTAILVMLNCNKLEIKRKIRRLLGKSHIGLIYAQEVNLLLDQINNLHGNDIDLKPLGSRLLHRQSFTVHQGVDATGPLRFMEVRDDGLVLRSVNGSIVERWWFERLVNMTYSPKTRVLCLWRRNGGQTQLHKYYTRKCKELYTAIKEAMERGGCTGQGPELGGEFPVQDLNTGEGGLMQICLEGVGLLFANSKFFIRLEHIKKCFTQKGGVFILEEYNPKTRQLIQRKFQSNLADDICYSVLCVFSYVAAGQEWQKKYPAISVAGPAGFAAAQQMVTTTAAASKQQVTHQAPPAAKLATQPVQPPNQQQANHRVQQAHLPPQVSPKLQTIISKPVPQQQQQQQQPVSKPQPQAQAQTIEKSPSANPTPTPLKQQPPSLPARPVPATASSAAASSSLPSSPSSTSSEPPKMKAPVLPQSSRLPQQSSLPNRGPPPAIPPRIGLGQRSGSVQIPSSSSMTGSSPLRQLKRQASAASPPALLSQSPPAAAHRPQPGGNSFRRT
- the LOC129718856 gene encoding MAP kinase-activating death domain protein isoform X4 yields the protein MAEQQQRDSLCPRLIDYLAIVGARSAVVTRPSNNPPGAGSNVPGMQPQAGPHSAPPVQIPELLRRYPPTDHADFPLPLDMVYFCQPEGCVSVGPRRTGTAVRDATSFVFMLTDKDSGKTRYGICVNFYRPMEKYVPGVSGAGNPSGSRKGRNSTFRRESWRKSMEKSSDSAFSRSSNVGPSDSSDRDCPSRRDSDPPNNSYYGGSQQQTRLGVTGPSGADSESGGSHSPSPRASRKRSKIRSHSLTSLCILSHHPFLSTFRECLFILKKLIDACNDASSPKRVGASRQSGRDSVWNVLTSQVTDSTPSIVLHDVKEIETWILRLLSAPVPVPGSTRVEVEVLSPIIHQPLVFSLPDHTRFSFVDFPLHLPLELLGVETCLKVLTLILLEHKIIIQSRDYNALSMSVMALVNLIYPLEYMFPVIPLLPTCMGSAEQLLLAPTPFIIGLPATFLLYKKNFRLPDDIWLVDLDSNRLTPASGDAEQVPPLPEPEGTILKNHLKQAMQLMDQAGVGALSSMSTSNQAAGASSGQHSQPGSTRGSFSGPNTAPQSFPQPLQVPGSGSNSQRSSFSGAAGTPRQPSPVGQPPPNPFLYGTDVDSVDVATRVAMVRFFNSQNTLANFTEHTRTLRLYPRPVVAFQINSFLRSRPRASAFLNRFARTQAVEWLAEWSLTPTNVAFLRVQTGVLDPSQVGDKPKWYAHTLTPIKFPVWDDSGSLNGALKGLQQLEQQPTDESGSDSEGAESTSSSYSSLSDFVSEMVSSDLSPSLHDVYGNQHHVHVAPKTMSSNLDPKLVYRPPSSLRYPEGMKPPQPEADDADRPDSPASTSSSRSDLSSPSFNRDSEFEFNPKTRSEAQVPVKPAKEQQGSFENESDSNSTTTPKTIVSKESGGSLDTTEAKKGRVGKIPPPLSPNLVKQQSGGNLLARTSSSGSTGSSSHPPSLGSAGSQRQSSQGSLFEVLTSQAKELVRETTRQSSQDGLLAHVDKLKEQAKELKEHAEEEMKILAPLEQLTLHAKKAAEEASKQALEASKQAAGVSKNTLDDLTYVGKSTFGDLTKTAKEAAAKKGLLHQTGQQGANAPHGSQTVSPSGSTIATTNASLFSSITSDFNGIAQSTSSMFSDLFSSKQSKQSGQQAAQGRAPGAGNVPPNQYQQQSKIKDKLSFDPFPGRKGLVERTPLIRHSGPKQTQEEIQRLQNAERSSSNSENQAFLKDLVNQVLAGEGVGWLKLNRLKKLMEDESYRMLVLGKLNRTLERKIGPDDHIDDVCISKPVYKGTLKCLLAITHGLENTVANFGLGGMASVFQMMEIAHTHYWSKDLTDNTADLSTSLLSSRSVSPMGSRENLRSPQSPAEPADWSSTGGSRKNSTVLNEPVISRRPSEQDTENQSTTEMFKDMLTQKRNMLLSKLTSFDSEPGGGVHGSSSALSVASDVLPQQQSGSSLIPSISCRSTVSDTEYEKQHPKGSSTLKDAKKMAGGLFSGKSSLSAGFRYTGGNLIPTSNSPSPDAPRVYLFEGLLGRERSNVWDQMQFWEDAFLDAVSQERDMIGMDQGPGEMMERYKSLSESERKRLEHDEDRLLSTMLYNLTAILVMLNCNKLEIKRKIRRLLGKSHIGLIYAQEVNLLLDQINNLHGNDIDLKPLGSRLLHRQSFTVHQGVDATGPLRFMEVRDDGLVLRSVNGSIVERWWFERLVNMTYSPKTRVLCLWRRNGGQTQLHKYYTRKCKELYTAIKEAMERGGCTGQGPELGGEFPVQDLNTGEGGLMQICLEGVGLLFANSKDFEFFIRLEHIKKCFTQKGGVFILEEYNPKTRQLIQRKFQSNLADDICYSVLCVFSYVAAGQEWQKKYPAISVAGPAGFAAAQQMVTTTAAASKQQVTHQAPPAAKLATQPVQPPNQQQANHRVQQAHLPPQVSPKLQTIISKPVPQQQQQQQQPVSKPQPQAQAQTIEKSPSANPTPTPLKQQPPSLPARPVPATASSAAASSSLPSSPSSTSSEPPKMKAPVLPQSSRLPQQSSLPNRGPPPAIPPRIGLGQRSGSVQIPSSSSMTGSSPLRQLKRQASAASPPALLSQSPPAAAHRPQPGGNSFRRT